In Candidatus Bathyarchaeota archaeon, one DNA window encodes the following:
- a CDS encoding restriction endonuclease, with protein MHDKFNGILKEIRDQPASDVSAFLEDKLQIPPDKAEELAARIKKHHIQQAEKQDVTRTVIEKPDKTTPATTSIYSTDKLSVREFSYFIKWLLTELGYTIESEIQVADYGLDMIVTRGDEKTAVLARKYPRNYEVSETIMMLSEQAKQDYACKKAVIIATTVFSSQAIADAQKCGVELWDQTTIDTQIKAVREKVESEQYTRFPEFSGSLLEWLLKLDESEHFIVEPRASGKYDLHLPEVKFPLLTFQAQKDTVTQCVYRIKDNRPMGENEGTVLIGTDNDGNRVGPEDAEAYELITRYLEDFLN; from the coding sequence TTGCACGATAAATTTAATGGAATCTTAAAAGAAATACGTGACCAACCCGCCAGTGATGTTTCAGCGTTTTTAGAGGATAAACTACAAATTCCACCTGACAAAGCAGAAGAATTAGCCGCCAGAATAAAAAAACACCACATACAACAGGCAGAAAAACAAGACGTAACACGAACAGTTATAGAAAAACCTGACAAAACAACACCAGCCACAACAAGCATCTATTCAACGGACAAGCTTTCTGTCAGAGAATTTTCCTATTTCATCAAATGGTTACTGACCGAATTAGGATACACCATTGAATCCGAAATTCAGGTTGCCGATTATGGTCTTGATATGATAGTCACCAGAGGCGATGAAAAAACTGCGGTTTTAGCCAGAAAGTATCCGCGAAATTATGAGGTATCAGAGACGATTATGATGTTATCTGAGCAGGCAAAACAGGATTATGCTTGCAAAAAAGCAGTCATTATTGCAACCACAGTTTTTAGCTCACAGGCAATAGCAGACGCCCAGAAATGTGGTGTTGAACTTTGGGACCAAACCACGATAGATACACAAATTAAAGCAGTTAGAGAAAAAGTTGAATCTGAGCAGTACACGCGTTTTCCAGAGTTTTCAGGTTCACTTCTGGAGTGGCTTTTAAAGCTTGATGAAAGTGAGCATTTCATTGTAGAACCCCGCGCCTCTGGAAAGTATGATTTGCACCTGCCCGAAGTCAAATTTCCACTTCTAACATTCCAAGCCCAAAAAGACACAGTTACACAATGTGTGTATAGAATAAAAGACAACAGACCCATGGGAGAAAACGAGGGCACCGTGCTAATCGGCACGGATAATGACGGCAACAGAGTTGGACCAGAGGATGCGGAAGCTTACGAGCTGATAACTCGGTATCTTGAAGACTTCCTGAACTAA